In Triticum aestivum cultivar Chinese Spring unplaced genomic scaffold, IWGSC CS RefSeq v2.1 scaffold176091, whole genome shotgun sequence, a single genomic region encodes these proteins:
- the LOC123176232 gene encoding uncharacterized protein, translating into MNREFANVIVRGSTSSSKFYSLLRVNLKQHLFHRSAAAAEKARPSTIPSLEPLPEHKINFSTPPNTEGTTDLHFFSLLKGQAEGRVMFADPCANPVMYDIDMDAVVAMPETNFCKQRDSISLSMTRPGSQDDEQHYVLSKEPENVLFEVLEYERNGSARGPSAGTQRRWHWQHLPSPPMRGPYLHDLHMRAVFHPSAAAVVDETTLCVSSVEAGAYAFDTVEGEWRQAGSWALPFHGAAKYVPELGLWFGFNATIGNTHHCLGAFDLSSWPPVEHRSWNYLDPLPDEWSTWQRHLLNLGSGKFCIATSFQNIECRTPCNSAGYPLHGLDDEMVVNDLTILTGVEVVRCGDGLKMINHKSKRLEGIEIHCVL; encoded by the coding sequence ATGAATCGTGAGTTCGCCAACGTCATAGTGCGCGGATCAACCTCAAGCAGTAAATTTTACTCGCTGCTCCGGGTCAACCTCAAGCAGCACCTCTTCCACcgctcagcagcagcagcagaaaagGCGAGGCCATCGACGATCCCGAGCTTGGAGCCTCTGCCCGAGCACAAGATCAACTTCTCGACGCCGCCAAACACGGAGGGCACAACGGACTTGCACTTCTTCTCCCTGCTGAAAGGGCAGGCAGAGGGCCGTGTCATGTTCGCCGACCCTTGCGCCAATCCCGTGATGTACGACATTGACATGGACGCCGTCGTTGCCATGCCGGAGACTAACTTCTGCAAACAGAGGGACTCAATCTCCTTGTCCATGACCAGGCCTGGGAGCCAAGACGACGAGCAGCACTATGTCTTGAGCAAAGAACCGGAGAATGTCTTGTTTGAGGTCTTGGAGTACGAGAGGAACGGCTCCGCCAGGGGTCCATCCGCTGGGACTCAACGGAGGTGGCACTGGCAACATCTGCCCTCGCCGCCGATGCGTGGACCCTACCTGCATGACCTCCACATGAGAGCGGTCTTCCACCCCTCCGCGGCGGCGGTGGTCGATGAGACGACTTTGTGTGTGTCGTCTGTGGAAGCCGGAGCCTATGCCTTTGACACGGTGGAAGGTGAGTGGAGGCAGGCTGGAAGCTGGGCGCTGCCCTTCCATGGCGCGGCCAAGTACGTCCCTGAACTCGGCCTCTGGTTTGGCTTCAATGCTACCATTGGCAACACCCACCACTGCCTGGGTGCCTTCGACCTGTCTTCCTGGCCGCCGGTGGAGCACCGCAGCTGGAACTATCTCGATCCGCTGCCCGACGAGTGGTCGACATGGCAGAGGCACCTACTGaaccttggctcaggcaagttctgcATCGCCACCAGCTTTCAAAATATCGAGTGCCGCACACCATGTAATTCAGCAGGCTACCCTTTACACGGGCTAGATGATGAGATGGTGGTCAATGACCTTACCATCTTGACAGGCGTCGAGGTTGTGCGCTGTGGCGACGGGCTCAAGATGATCAACCACAAGTCTAAACGCCTTGAAGGCATTGAAATCCACTGCGTGCTCTGA